A region of Drosophila mauritiana strain mau12 chromosome 3L, ASM438214v1, whole genome shotgun sequence DNA encodes the following proteins:
- the LOC117141613 gene encoding putative protein TPRXL has product MDTLSPNNGSKSSSSGSSAASSSMDLGKQQQKEKLHRHPRNGPKKLSRSRSLLQLLSRHLGRHFHHQNQQNDTVYSSQDDIRSSSTDSFSLSYERGSHECPINGSSLDLEHTSRTSSGSACSRYSPGLDYYDQQGHIYVEAVYRPGSAMEQLHPQLHFEEDTSEEGSSNEAEDEVELRHDENENENSKPRSASAASAKSSGLHLSRISISSSVSRILHHFSSPTGNASMRSLSCSSTPLRQPKKSLSPNNSNNSSSSSSSSKSSRAPASKKEDKKQQSILRPPVQYVYMKGMSGLYSRVPSYAVCYPYTLQHMY; this is encoded by the coding sequence ATGGATACTCTGTCACCCAATAATGGCTCCAAGTCGAGCTCCAGCGGCAGTTCGGCGGCCAGTTCCTCCATGGATCTCggcaagcagcagcagaaggagAAGCTGCATCGTCACCCGAGAAATGGGCCCAAGAAGCTTTCCCGATCCAGGAgtttgctgcagttgctcagCAGGCACCTGGGCAGGCACTTCCACCACCAGAACCAGCAGAACGACACGGTCTACAGCAGCCAGGACGATATCAGGAGCAGCTCCACGGATTCCTTCAGCTTGAGCTACGAGCGCGGCAGCCACGAGTGCCCTATCAATGGTTCCTCCCTGGACCTGGAGCACACATCCCGAACCTCGAGCGGATCGGCCTGCTCCAGATACTCGCCCGGCCTGGATTACTACGATCAGCAGGGACACATCTATGTGGAGGCTGTCTACAGACCCGGGAGTGCCATGGAGCAACTGCATCCGCAGCTGCACTTCGAGGAGGACACTAGCGAGGAGGGCAGCAGCAACGAGGCGGAGGACGAGGTGGAGCTGCGCCACGACGAGAACGAGAACGAGAACAGCAAGCCTCGATCCGCATCAGCCGCGTCCGCCAAGTCATCGGGACTGCATCTTAGCCGGATTTCCATCTCCTCCTCGGTGAGCCGCATCCTGCATCATTTCTCCAGTCCGACGGGAAATGCATCGATGCGCTCGTTGTCCTGCAGCAGCACTCCACTGCGTCAGCCCAAGAAATCCCTGTCGCCGAACAACTcgaacaacagcagcagcagcagctccagctccaaaTCCTCTCGGGCTCCCGCCTCCAAGAAGGAGGACAAGAAGCAGCAGAGCATCCTACGACCGCCAGTCCAGTACGTCTACATGAAGGGCATGTCGGGACTGTATTCCCGAGTGCCCAGCTATGCGGTCTGCTATCCGTACACCCTGCAGCACATGTACTAA
- the LOC117140181 gene encoding uncharacterized protein LOC117140181, whose protein sequence is MRNYLWLAVLLVVATTCIKAKPLVSFGVSYQGPQPGSYYYGGPYPAGGYYNNYHNSPGPYGYPYPYANRYGALDLGIGALSLSSFLL, encoded by the exons ATGCGCAATTATCTCTGG TTAGCAGTGCTCCTGGTGGTGGCCACCACCTGCATCAAGGCCAAGCCGCTGGTCTCCTTCGGCGTCAGCTACCAGGGCCCCCAGCCAGGATCCTACTACTACGGAGGACCGTACCCGGCTGGTGGCTACTACAACAACTACCACAACAGCCCGGGTCCGTACGGCTACCCCTATCCGTATGCCAATCGCTATGGCGCCCTCGATCTGGGAATCGGTGCCCTGTCGCTATCGTCGTTCCTGCTCTGA
- the LOC117140054 gene encoding uncharacterized protein LOC117140054, whose amino-acid sequence MKLLIFACLLALALGHEVYYYTPSYGYYPSTFARSSAVLPLAYSRLIAPAAAESHLYHSVETPNSFQQQYRSDYKPLTYEYVY is encoded by the exons ATGAAGCTG CTGATCTTTGCCTGTTTGCTTGCTCTGGCTCTGGGGCACGAGGTGTACTACTATACCCCCAGCTATGGGTACTACCCCAGTACCTTTGCCAGGTCCTCGGCCGTACTGCCCTTGGCCTATTCCCGTTTGATTGCCCCGGCAGCCGCCGAATCGCATCTTTACCACAGCGTGGAGACCCCTAACTCCTTCCAGCAGCAATATCGCAGCGACTACAAGCCCCTGACCTATGAGTACGTCTACTAG
- the LOC117140503 gene encoding uncharacterized protein LOC117140503 yields the protein MFKLFVFFAFCLALSYAAPGYLHSSPILTSSYHSLPSVRVIQPIWTTSHSVVHPISYGGYGHGRGYGWI from the exons ATGTTCAAGCTG TTCGTATTCTTCGCCTTCTGCCTGGCTTTGAGCTATGCCGCTCCAGGTTACCTGCACTCCTCGCCCATCCTGACCAGCTCGTACCACAGTCTGCCCTCGGTGCGCGTGATCCAGCCCATTTGGACCACCTCGCACAGCGTTGTGCATCCCATCAGCTATGGGGGATACGGCCATGGCCGTGGATATGGCTGGATCTAG
- the LOC117140623 gene encoding uncharacterized protein LOC117140623, with translation MFALISIWFVLMNMAWCQPIYFLMPTQVARSFDLAEDSFYQEPEIEGIQFIEDPAKLFKPNDFFREVNKFIIGVQEFVQNPSSSLYSAFNQLQSNAKKNHQKNQKPVKNKVVLDPFGNISFTLGWSANLGVFNSISFTKSRSLANHNGWTKG, from the exons ATGTTTGCT TTGATTTCGATTTGGTTCGTTTTGATGAACATGGCTTGGTGTCAACCGATATATTTCCTCATGCCAACTCAAGTAGCCCGCAGCTTTGACTTGGCAGAGGATTCTTTTTACCAGGAACCAGAAATTGAAGGGATTCAGTTCATCGAAGATCCCGCCAAGCTATTCAAGCCCAATGATTTTTTTCGAgaagtaaacaaatttattatcGGAGTTCAGGAATTCGTGCAGAATCCATCGTCTTCCCTGTACAGTGCATTCAACCAACTGCAGAGCAATGCCAAAAAGAACCACCAGAAAAACCAGAAGCCCGTGAAAAACAAGGTGGTTCTTGACCCCTTTGGTAACATTTCATTCACCCTGGGCTGGTCAGCCAACCTGGGAGTGTTCAATAGCATCAGTTTCACCAAGAGTCGAAGTCTCGCTAACCACAATGGCTGGACTAAGGGTTAA
- the LOC117141059 gene encoding cuticle protein 4.9 yields the protein MFKFVAAVIFALFACVAAKPGIVAPLAYSAPYVASPYVASPYVASPYVASPYVAAPYTAAYTAAYAAPYTAAYTAPYAAYTSPLLLKK from the coding sequence ATGTTCAAGTTCGTCGCCGCCGTCATCTTCGCTCTGTTTGCCTGCGTGGCCGCCAAGCCCGGAATCGTGGCTCCTCTGGCCTACTCCGCTCCCTACGTGGCCTCTCCCTACGTGGCGTCTCCGTATGTGGCATCTCCCTACGTGGCATCCCCCTACGTGGCTGCCCCCTACACCGCTGCCTACACCGCCGCCTACGCCGCCCCCTACACCGCCGCCTACACTGCTCCCTATGCCGCCTACACCTCTCCTCTGCTCCTGAAGAAGTAG
- the LOC117141112 gene encoding uncharacterized protein LOC117141112, with product MFKFFAVALFALIACVAAKPGIVAPLAYSAPLVAAAPAAAVYSREYHGNFAAPYVASPYVASPYVASPYVASPYVASPYVASPYVAAPYTAPLLLKK from the coding sequence ATGTTCAAGTTCTTCGCCGTCGCCCTCTTTGCCCTGATTGCCTGCGTGGCCGCCAAGCCCGGAATCGTGGCTCCTCTGGCCTACTCCGCTCCTCTGGTGGCAGCTGCTCCGGCTGCTGCGGTTTACAGCCGGGAATACCACGGAAACTTCGCGGCTCCCTACGTCGCATCTCCCTATGTGGCTTCCCCCTACGTGGCTTCTCCCTACGTGGCGTCTCCCTATGTGGCGTCTCCGTATGTGGCATCTCCCTACGTTGCTGCCCCCTACACCGCTCCTCTGCTGCTGAAGAAGTAG
- the LOC117141109 gene encoding toll-like receptor 3 codes for MNRTRRILEVILILILAITSSDGSGGDIPLRCDEYDSMGYMDVNEAFCTVTGFTVTHSQNVVIKNIPPGNMVKFMKFYESTLLYMPFHLFETFPYLKTLDVSNTNILELTRNAFSAASNLTYLNLAYNNLTSIQTSVFIGANVLMRLDLSYNEISSLSVNAFCGLHTISQIYLTGNLLKELHNDIFKDNEYLEKVSFEGNLLTSIQPEVFRNMRRIKEVNLSNNRLIFIHPDTFADAASLENLVLSYNELKNFQLTEKNIVHQLHLDNNYLTNLTINATRFVRASHNQISELFLHQSLHIETLDLSANKLSGISNITNITHLLYLDVSDNPIGPLNISTFSQLKRLRGLNLRGTGIRELKFGMFSKQKYLEELDLSFNNLTILNLNMFVPYLTNLKKFLIDGNELTELQGNRTFSEAFPQLQKLGVSRNRFNCSYLHHLLIPPSLPESVVLNIEPDTTLDETPHIRDVSCISQSQEIVNASFTAEESRLESQIHMLSKQLDIVGWHSKNLELHLAFMQIFAYVMVGLVLVGVISLITLRYLKNQRSGRYDRSSIVFRSNATMEANLTLGSEDLQ; via the coding sequence ATGAATAGAACGCGAAGGATACTCGAAGTGATCCTTATCCTTATTCTAGCGATAACGAGTTCTGATGGCAGTGGAGGCGATATTCCCCTGCGATGCGACGAGTACGATTCCATGGGATATATGGACGTGAACGAGGCGTTTTGCACGGTCACCGGATTCACGGTCACCCACAGTCAGAATGTCGTGATCAAGAACATACCACCCGGAAATATGGTCAAGTTCATGAAGTTCTACGAATCAACGCTGCTCTATATGCCCTTCCATCTATTCGAAACATTCCCATATCTCAAGACCCTGGATGTCTCGAATACGAATATTTTGGAGCTAACGAGGAACGCATTCAGTGCTGCGAGTAATCTCACCTATCTGAATCTGGCCTACAACAATCTGACATCTATCCAGACTTCTGTGTTCATTGGCGCCAATGTCCTGATGCGTTTGGATCTGTCCTACAATGAGATATCCTCGCTGAGCGTGAATGCCTTCTGTGGCCTGCACACCATTAGCCAGATTTATCTAACGGGCAATCTGTTGAAGGAGCTGCACAACGATATCTTCAAGGATAACGAGTACTTGGAGAAGGTGTCCTTCGAGGGAAATCTACTGACCAGCATTCAACCGGAAGTTTTTCGCAATATGCGGCGCATCAAGGAGGTTAATCTGTCCAATAATCGCCTGATTTTTATCCATCCGGACACTTTTGCGGATGCGGCGAGCTTGGAGAATCTGGTGTTGTCCTATAATGAGTTGAAAAACTTCCAGCTGACGGAGAAGAACATTGTGCATCAGCTGCACTTGGATAATAATTATCTTACAAATTTGACCATAAATGCAACTCGATTCGTGCGCGCCAGTCACAATCAAATTTCGGAGCTCTTTCTGCACCAGAGTTTGCATATCGAAACATTGGATTTAAGTGCCAACAAGTTGAGTGGCATATCGAATATCACAAACATCACACATTTGCTCTACTTGGATGTATCGGATAATCCAATTGGACCGCTTAATATCAGCACCTTTTCTCAACTTAAGCGATTGAGGGGACTCAATTTGCGAGGAACTGGAATTAGAGAGCTTaaatttggaatgttttcgaaGCAGAAGTACTTGGAGGAACTGGATCTTTCGTTTAACAATCTGACCATACTCAATTTGAATATGTTTGTGCCCTATCTGACTAATCTGAAGAAGTTCCTCATCGACGGCAATGAGCTGACTGAGCTGCAGGGAAATCGCACGTTTTCCGAAGCTTTTCCCCAACTTCAGAAATTGGGAGTATCGAGGAACCGCTTCAACTGCTCCTATCTGCATCATCTGCTCATCCCACCATCGCTCCCCGAGTCCGTAGTGCTCAATATTGAACCGGATACCACTCTGGATGAGACCCCACACATTCGAGACGTATCCTGCATCAGTCAATCCCAAGAGATCGTTAATGCCTCCTTCACCGCCGAGGAATCCCGGCTAGAATCGCAGATTCACATGCTTTCGAAACAGTTGGATATTGTAGGATGGCATTCGAAGAATCTGGAACTTCACCTGGCCTTCATGCAGATCTTTGCCTACGTTATGGTCGGCCTGGTCCTGGTGGGCGTGATTTCACTGATAACCCTTAGATATCTGAAGAATCAACGATCGGGTCGATACGATCGCAGCAGCATTGTCTTCCGCTCCAATGCCACAATGGAAGCTAATCTCACCCTGGGCAGTGAAGATCTTCAGTAG
- the LOC117141110 gene encoding pupal cuticle protein C1B: MFKLSALVVLCALVACSSAEPKPAILAAAPVVAAAPAGVVTATSSQYVARNFNGVAAAPVVAAAYTAPVAAAYTAPVAAAAYTAPVAAAYSAYPYAAYPYSAAYTTVL, from the exons ATGTTCAAGCTG TCTGCCCTCGTTGTCCTGTGCGCCCTCGTGGCCTGCTCCTCGGCTGAGCCCAAACCCGCCATTCTGGCCGCCGCCCCAGTGGTTGCAGCTGCTCCCGCCGGCGTGGTCACCGCCACCAGTTCGCAGTACGTGGCACGCAACTTCAATGGTGTGGCTGCTGCTCcagttgttgccgctgcctaTACCGCTCCAGTTGCCGCTGCCTATACCGCTCCCGTTGCCGCCGCTGCTTATACCGCTCCAGTTGCCGCTGCTTACTCCGCTTATCCCTATGCCGCCTACCCTTACAGCGCTGCATACACAACTGTTTTGTAA
- the LOC117141111 gene encoding endoglucanase A, translated as MYRKLVVLLLLIHLAAAGQIQDAAEEIDVPPAHRAAPPPPRQAAGAAAPPPPLGPPPLVGSAPPPSYPLFYPAAWLPFGRYSNSIPVHIVAA; from the exons ATGTACAGGAAATTA GTGGTGCTCCTCCTTCTGATCCACCTGGCGGCCGCGGGTCAGATCCAGGATGCTGCCGAGGAGATCGATGTGCCGCCTGCCCATCGGGCTGCTCCACCACCACCCCGCCAGgcagctggagctgctgctccCCCACCACCACTGGGGCCACCACCACTTGTGGGCTCTGCACCGCCGCCGAGCTATCCTTTGTTCTACCCAGCTGCGTGGCTGCCATTCGGACGCTACAGCAACTCCATTCCCGTCCACATAGTGGCTGCCTAG
- the LOC117141113 gene encoding vitelline membrane protein Vm26Ab — MFKYFALCLFAIVACVSAKPAVLASPLAYSAYSAPYVAAAPYSAAYTAAYTAPVAAAYSAYSYPYASAYSAYPYAAYYR; from the exons ATGTTCAAATAC TTCGCTCTGTGCCTGTTCGCCATCGTGGCCTGCGTGTCTGCCAAGCCGGCGGTGCTCGCTTCTCCTCTGGCCTACAGCGCCTACTCCGCTCCCTATGTGGCCGCAGCTCCTTACTCGGCAGCCTACACCGCGGCATACACCGCTCCAGTGGCCGCCGCCTACTCCGCCTACTCGTACCCCTATGCGTCCGCCTACTCCGCCTACCCCTATGCCGCCTACTACCGTTAA
- the LOC117140444 gene encoding uncharacterized protein LOC117140444 translates to MMKFFTVVLCALFAAAAANPGLLAYNAPLAYSTPLAYSSLPAAAPLAYTAAYTSAYAPYVAPYASSYSAHSVAHSAALPAVYAAAPVATILKK, encoded by the exons atgatgaaattc TTTACCGTTGTCCTGTGCGCCCTGttcgccgccgccgctgccaaTCCTGGTCTGCTGGCCTACAACGCCCCCCTGGCCTACTCCACCCCCCTGGCTTACAGCTCCCTGCCCGCTGCCGCACCCCTCGCCTACACCGCCGCCTACACCTCTGCCTACGCCCCCTACGTGGCCCCCTATGCCAGCAGCTACAGTGCCCACAGTGTGGCCCACAGCGCCGCCCTGCCCGCCGTTTATGCCGCCGCCCCTgtggccaccattctcaaGAAGTAA
- the LOC117140443 gene encoding cuticle protein 10.6, with product MFKYFVFAAFCLASAAAAPGYLGGLAAPALPLAAAAPAISYGHALAAPSIASYGLAPRLSYAAPALAHAPLAAPALSAYGLGYGHGPIGLAHAPLGLAHAPLAAPLGLGYKSAYPALGAPLGLGYKTALAAPAYGLAHGW from the exons atgtTCAAATAC TTCGTTTTTGCCGCTTTCTGCCTGGCcagcgctgctgctgctcctggctaTTTGGGAGGATTAGCTGCTCCGGCCTTGCCGCtagctgcagctgctccggCCATCTCCTATGGACACGCCTTGGCTGCTCCCTCGATTGCTTCCTACGGACTGGCCCCTAGGCTTAGCTATGCCGCTCCGGCCTTGGCGCACGCTCCTCTGGCTGCTCCGGCCCTTTCCGCCTACGGACTGGGTTATGGTCACGGTCCCATTGGCCTGGCTCATGCTCCTTTGGGACTGGCTCACGCCCCTCTGGCCGCTCCCTTGGGATTGGGCTACAAGTCGGCCTATCCTGCTCTGGGTGCTCCTCTGGGACTGGGCTACAAGACAGCTCTGGCTGCTCCTGCCTATGGACTCGCTCATGGATGGTAA
- the LOC117141428 gene encoding keratin-associated protein 21-1 produces the protein MQSTELGFGIKEACWDQLQQHNWLSLHRSSRKITYNKMKGLLLITIACLTTSILAAPAPEPAPEPSPAPAPSPSPSIGLGIGHGYGGYGLGLGLGIGHYGGLYGHGYGGHYGGLGLGLGYHAPIISKTIIGKSYLGGYGYGLGHGYLGGYGHGLYGGHGLGLGLGYGLGYGYGHGW, from the exons ATGCAATCCACTGAACTGGGATTTGGTATAAAAGAGGCCTGCTGGGATCAACTGCAGCAACACAATTGGTTAAGTCTCCACAGAAGCAGCAGGAAAATTACCTACAACAAGATGAAAGGA CTGTTACTCATTACAATCGCCTGCTTGACGACCTCCATCCTggcagctcctgctcctgagCCCGCTCCAGAACCatctccagctcctgctccatCGCCATCGCCCAGCATTGGACTCGGAATAGGTCATGGCTACGGTGGATATGGCTTGGGATTGGGTCTAGGAATCGGGCACTACGGAGGACTCTATGGCCACGGCTACGGCGGCCACTATGGAGGCCTGGGTCTGGGATTGGGCTACCATGCACCCATCATTTCCAAGACGATCATCGGCAAAAGCTACTTGGGCGGCTATGGCTATGGCCTGGGTCACGGATATCTCGGAGGCTACGGCCATGGACTGTACGGAGGACACGGTctgggtctgggtctgggATACGGACTGGGCTATGGCTATGGCCACGGTTGGTAG
- the LOC117141429 gene encoding uncharacterized protein LOC117141429, which translates to MLKLFVLFALLSGGLAATVIYHHPVIYHHPLPVASTPQELAQHPGYTIVAPLTKIAHVTYDSVPISHTPYEHVPLFQRIGHVKNIRF; encoded by the exons ATGCTCAAG CTCTTCGTGCTATTCGCCCTTTTGAGTGGTGGCTTGGCCGCCACGGTTATCTACCATCACCCGGTGATCTATCATCATCCTCTGCCGGTTGCCTCCACGCCCCAGGAGTTGGCTCAGCATCCTGGCTACACCATCGTGGCACCTCTTACCAAGATTGCCCACGTCACCTACGATTCGGTGCCCATTTCACACACGCCCTACGAACATGTTCCGCTGTTCCAGAGGATTGGTCATGTGAAAAACATAAGGTTCTAG
- the LOC117141427 gene encoding skin secretory protein xP2 codes for MFAKIVLVALCVASAQAGLLPFHAPAPLAAPLAPAFAAPLAAPVATAGVVAPYASSFNAHRINHAVAYPVAPAPAPVAFAAPLPAPLPVPVAAPAPVAFAAPAPLPVAAAPAPVAFAAPAKVAFAAPAPVAAPLGFAPAPAPVAFAAPAKFGFGPFAAPLAAPVPAPLAVAPKFAPAPYFF; via the exons ATGTTCGCCAAGATTGTG CTCGTTGCCCTCTGCGTGGCCTCTGCTCAGGCTGGACTCCTGCCCTTCCATGCTCCGGCTCCTCTGGCTGCTCCACTGGCTCCTGCCTTCGCAGCTCCCCTGGCTGCTCCTGTGGCCACCGCCGGAGTGGTGGCTCCCTATGCCTCCAGCTTCAATGCCCACCGCATCAACCACGCCGTGGCATACCCAGtggctcctgctccagctccagtgGCCTTCGCTGCTCCCCTTCCCGCTCCCCTGCCCGTTCCAGTTGCTGCTCCCGCTCCAGTAGCCTTTGCCGCTCCTGCTCCTCTGCCAgtggctgctgctcctgctccagtgGCCTTTGCTGCTCCCGCCAAGGTTGCTTTCGCCGCTCCCGCTCCAGTGGCTGCTCCTCTGGGCTTCGCCCCTGCTCCGGCGCCCGTTGCCTTCGCCGCACCAGCCAAGTTCGGATTCGGACCCTTCGCCGCTCCCCTGGCTGCTCCAGTCCCAGCGCCTCTGGCTGTGGCCCCCAAGTTCGCTCCCGCCCCTTACTTCTTCTAA
- the LOC117141426 gene encoding extensin has translation MWQLTWAFALAFLLVGGEAKPSHLHYNHFDPHHVNHFDGHHLSHLDSLHALPHHLDYAVQESVLPPPAPLLPVVAPPPAFAPPPPVFAPPPPVYGPAPPAPVYAPPQPVFAPAPLLPAPAPLLPAPAPFLPAPAPLLPAPAPLLPAPAFLPAPTPLLPEFHVPSVTHQVLPPVLEAVPFAPTYRAIPGPKTTTHRVSIGYAFPKLLATPHAHLKALPLKFAHHHHHSLW, from the exons ATGTGGCAACTGACATGG GCCTTTGCATTGGCTTTCCTGCTGGTGGGTGGTGAGGCAAAGCCTTCTCATCTTCACTACAATCACTTTGATCCCCACCATGTCAACCACTTTGACGGACATCATCTGAGCCACTTGGATTCCTTGCATGCTCTGCCGCACCACTTGGATTACGCGGTGCAGGAATCGGTCCTTCCTCCGCCAGCTCCTTTGCTTCCTGTGGTGGCTCCTCCACCAGCATTTGCTCCTCCACCACCTGTATTTGCTCCTCCACCACCAGTTTATGGACCTGCTCCTCCGGCTCCTGTATATGCTCCACCACAACCTGTATTTGCTCCAGCTCCACTGTTACCGGCTCCTGCTCCTCTATTACCAGCTCCTGCACCATTTTTGCCCGCTCCTGCACCACTTCTTCCCGCTCCTGCACCACTACTACCAGCTCCAGCCTTCCTGCCAGCTCCTACTCCTCTTTTGCCCGAGTTCCATGTGCCCAGTGTCACCCATCAAGTGCTGCCACCCGTCTTGGAGGCGGTGCCCTTTGCACCCACCTACCGTGCCATTCCCGGACCGAagaccaccacccaccgcgtGTCCATTGGCTACGCCTTTCCCAAGCTGCTGGCCACGCCACACGCCCATCTCAAAGCCCTGCCCCTGAAGTTCgcccatcaccatcaccactCGCTGTGGTGA
- the LOC117141359 gene encoding cuticle protein 16.5: MYKFLVLAALIACSAAKPGVVAPLAAPLAAPLAYANAPLYAAGGSSQVDVRNNYDGTLSSYTTAPFEFAGPYSSRYVSGIPAAPAVVAKYAAAPLAAAYSAPLAAAPVAAPLAAAPVAAPLAAAPVAAPLAAAPYAAAAYSAYPYASPYAAPYLASPYAAPYAAPYAASYAAPIAAAAPAPVVV, encoded by the exons ATGTACAAGTTT TTGGTTCTCGCTGCCCTCATCGCCTGCTCTGCGGCCAAACCAGGAGTTGTAGCTCCACTGGCTGCTCCTCTGGCTGCTCCCCTGGCCTACGCCAATGCTCCTCTGTACGCCGCAGGTGGCAGCAGCCAGGTGGATGTCCGCAACAACTACGACGGTACTCTGTCCTCCTACACCACCGCTCCGTTCGAGTTCGCCGGCCCCTACTCCAGCCGCTATGTGTCCGGAATCCCAGCTGCCCCCGCCGTGGTGGCCAAGTACGCTGCTGCTCCTCTGGCCGCCGCCTACTCTGCTCCTCTGGCCGCTGCTCCCGTCGCTGCTCCTCTGGCCGCTGCTCCCGTTGCTGCTCCTCTGGCCGCTGCTCCCGTTGCTGCTCCTCTGGCCGCTGCACCCtatgccgccgccgcctaCTCCGCCTATCCCTATGCCTCGCCCTACGCCGCACCCTACCTGGCATCTCCCTACGCCGCTCCCTACGCCGCCCCCTACGCTGCATCCTATGCTGCTCCCATCGCCGCTGCTGCCCCAGCTCCAGTGGTGGTCTAA
- the LOC117141360 gene encoding uncharacterized protein LOC117141360: MAPNLTCVWITLLQLMSLALADVSHLDYSIAPSTQLGYYHYPAPNRPAVHRSQRNQYQQNQQYPQVARQFSEPALEHAAFTQALTSQGYVFGAPSSALQVAPPAPQPQQVARVSAAAGSATGRSISSASVDANSLNLKLPVPFGIAPLNVAQLPLQAGAPYASVPRTTGLTSYGTPQIQRR; the protein is encoded by the exons ATGGCGCCCAAT TTGACTTGTGTGTGGATTACTCTGCTGCAACTCATGAGCTTGGCTCTGGCCGATGTCTCCCACCTGGATTACTCGATTGCACCCAGCACCCAGCTGGGTTACTACCACTATCCCGCTCCCAACAGGCCAGCCGTGCACCGGAGCCAGAGGAACCAGTACCAACAGAACCAGCAGTATCCCCAAGTGGCTCGTCAGTTTTCTGAGCCTGCCTTGGAGCATGCCGCCTTCACCCAGGCTCTGACCAGCCAGGGTTACGTATTTGGAGCACCGTCGTCTGCCCTCCAGGTGGCTCCCCCGGCACCACAGCCCCAGCAGGTGGCTAGGGTATCAGCTGCGGCGGGATCAGCCACAGGTCGTTCCATATCATCCGCTTCTGTGGATGCCAACTCGCTGAACCTCAAGCTGCCAGTGCCCTTCGGCATTGCTCCACTGAATGTGGCACAACTTCCGCTGCAGGCTGGAGCACCATACGCCAGTGTGCCCAGAACTACGGGGCTAACTTCCTATGGAACACCGCAGATCCAGAGGCGCTAG
- the LOC117140068 gene encoding leucine-rich repeat extensin-like protein 3, whose amino-acid sequence MLNISKIPWICVLMCFGAPALGSFHHEPAAVGVPVGVPVPVPVPVPSPYPVPSPVAVPAPVAVPVSDTVTVPAAFSAHQGFTYGAVDHYGPPPPAIFKYATSYAAPQPVIKYSLGPPVTTTTTTYTGFAAPAPPAVHYAAAVPPPPPQFIARFAPPPTGYQFAAAAPSYGRYKLHFGSPPHHSPAAVYGAPPPVAFSTQGW is encoded by the exons atgttaaatatttcaaaa ATACCTTGGATATGTGTTCTGATGTGTTTTGGTGCTCCAGCGCTTGGAAGTTTCCATCATGAACCAGCGGCGGTGGGCGTACCCGTGGGAGTTCCCGTTCCAGTGCCAGTTCCTGTGCCTTCTCCATATCCGGTTCCATCTCCAGTGGCGGTACCTGCTCCAGTAGCAGTACCCGTTTCCGATACCGTCACCGTGCCAGCGGCCTTTAGTGCCCATCAAGGATTTACCTACGGAGCTGTAGATCACTATGGTCCGCCACCTCCGGCGATCTTTAAATATGCTACATCCTATGCGGCACCACAGCCGGTTATTAAGTACTCCCTTGGACCTCCAGTGACCACTACCACCACCACCTACACCGGATTTGCAGCACCGGCACCACCAGCCGTTCATTATGCTGCAGCAGtacctccaccaccaccacagtTTATAGCCCGGTTTGCTCCGCCACCCACTGGCTACCAGTTTGCAGCTGCTGCCCCGTCCTACGGCAGGTACAAACTCCACTTTGGGTCACCACCTCATCATTCTCCGGCTGCTGTCTATGGAGCTCCCCCTCCTGTAGCATTTAGCACTCAGGGCTGGTAA